A region of the Sardina pilchardus chromosome 3, fSarPil1.1, whole genome shotgun sequence genome:
tgtgtaagaATATTGTTGATTATCATGATTATGGTGTTTGCTTTGCATAAGTACAATATACATAAGCATACGCAACATTTACAGTACTATACTATTTTCAATGTTTTTCTCTTCAAATGCTCAATATTGTATCATGTAATTTCCACTAGCACCAGTAGGGGAGGAACACATCCCATTTGTGAGATGCTGACTGATTATCTGCATAAGGTTTAGAATTATttcagagcatttttttttttatctttacaGACCTACCTTGAAAAGTTGAGGTCAACTCGTAAGTTGTCTTCACAGACTTTGTCCTTTCCACAGTCAATCGTAAACTTTAACTGCGGCACAAAAAAAAGTTAGACTCAAACAATGAAGATAACATAAAAGGCTATTCATGTAATCTCATGACAACAAAAAACTTGGGCCTGAAAGCTTCCCCAGAAagtctatatatttttttgatcctgtgagggacatttggtctctgcatttatcccagtCCGTATATTAGTGaaacacatgctgtgtgtgtggctaattgGCCCAATCTCAAAGTCCGGActcagactcacagactttggagcatgttctcgcgaaattcgtaacaaacaaacaaacaaacaaacaaacaaacaaacaacaaacaaacatacgccggtccccaatgaaaacatatacctccttggcggaggtagcAACAGCATGAGCCAGCTGAACCCAGGAGTACCTTGTGGTCTGTGACGAGTCTGGAGCTGCTGCCCAGCTGAGGTGCCAGGGCGTCTTGTGCCTGTATGGGAACCCCCTGAAAGGAGAAGGCCACCTGCACATCCACGGGGTTCAGAGCATCCTCTGGCGAGCACTGGGGGGGACACATACAGGGTGAATGCAGGGcagggcaaggcaaggcagggcaaggcaaggcaaggcagggGCCAGGGCAAGGCAGGGcagggcaaggcaaggcaaggcaaggcagggcagggcagggcagggcagggcagggcagggcagggcagggcagggcaaggcaaggcaaggcaaggcaaggcaaggcaaggcaaggcagggcagggcagggcagggcaaggcaaggcaaggcaaggcagggcagggcagggcagggcagggcagggcagggcagggcagggcagggcagggcagggcagggcaaggcaaggcaaggcaaggcaaggcaaggcaaggcaaggcagggcagggcagggcagggcaaggcaaggcaaggcaaggcagggcAAGTTTAAGCACACCGTTTAAGTTTAAGTTTTTTTGAACAGACAAGCAATAGATAAACAATGGATTTGCATTGAGTGTCGCCAACAAGAAGGATGCTGGAGACATAACCCACTGACCCGCACAAAGAGAGGATGCTGGAGACAGAACACACTGACCCGCACAAAGAGAGGATGCTGGAGACAGAACACACTGACCCGCACAAAGAGAGGATGCTGGAGACAGAACACACTGACCCGCACAAAGAGAGGATGCTGGAGACAGAACACACTGACCCGCACAAAGAGAGGATGCTGGACACAGAACACACTGACCCGCACAAAGAGAGGATGCTGGACACAGAACACACTGACCCGCACAAAGAGAGGATGCTGGAGACAGAACACACTGACCCGCACAAAGAGAGGATGCTGGAGACAGAACACACTGACCCGCACAAAGAGAGGATGCTGGACACAGAACACACTGACCCGCACAAAGAGAGGATGCTGGAGACAGAACACACTGACCCGCACAAAGAGAGGATGCTGGAGACAGAACACACTGACCCGCACAAAGAGAGGATGCTGGAGACAGAACACACTGACCCGCACAAAGAGAGGATGCTGGAGACAGAACACACTGACCCGCACAAAGAGAGGATGCTGGAGACAGAACACACTGACCCGCACAAAGAGAGGATGCTGGAGACAGAACACACTGACCCGCACAAAGAGAGGATGCTGGAGACAGAACACACTGACCCGCACAAAGAGAGGATGCTGGAGACAGTTCTCTTGCAGTGCCACCATGAAGTTCTTCTCGTCTTCACTGGCTGTGAAATAAGCACGAGTGCGCTGGCGGACGTAATCCAGCTTCAGGGTGACCTTGAGTTTTGCCCGCAGGTCTGAGAGAAGAGCATTCCATCAataatcatcaacaacaacaacaacaacaacaacaacaacgcacTGCATTACGTAACGCTTTATCAAGGCACCAGAAGTACTTTACAGTGAAAAGGGAATCGCTCTATATCCAGCACCAATGTGTAGCACGCAACATTCTTTATTCCATGGAAATCCTGAGGAAAATTTTACTTTTTTAAGTTTAAGTTTTGTGGAGCTGAAAAAACATGCCTGTCGCATGTGAGTGCAGGTGAGGAAAAGAGATTGAAAAGGGTATTTTACAAGCCATGTGATCAAATACAAGCATTCTATTGGCTGTTCATACTTCCTCCGATTCAAAATGGGCATTTTTTAATGGTGTATGATTTTTTATGCCTGAGATAATGAGGGGAAAAGGGTATGTTACCCTGAAGCAACACTATGCAATAGAGGGTTAGGAGTtgctcctaaattcgccagttaggagctacttttagccttaaaattctttgtgaatacggacccagaactctctctccacacacaccagcttgaaGTGGGGAGTGAGGGAATGAATGAGTCAGCCAATTACACTGCTTACAATACACTACATTAAATAGTCTGACTaaaatactcactcactcactctgactGTACCTGTGAATTTGTCCTTGGTGGTCTTTGTCATTCTGAAACACACTGATGCGTTGAACTGTAGGGGAGCCTGACAGCCTGAGATAGCGGTGGGGATTTGGGGAGGGGCAAAGGTCACGCTGGTCACCATGGATACCACAGGCCTGGACCTGAGCATTACAACAGAATATACGACACTAATATCAGAGACAGAGTCAAACACACAACCCCgtgacacaaccacacacacacacacacacacacacacacacaacacacaattgtACAGCAGACAAGATAGCGACATGAACACCATTGTTCATCTGTCCATTATAGTGTAAAGCCCGCCCGGACGATTTGATTGCTCAAGTTTTCGAAGAGGCCTGTCAATGGAGCAAGCTCAGACTGGATTTCCCAACCTCAAATGTTACGGGCTGGCCTCCAGCGgcacgtttcccaaaaccatatttgctaactaagttagcaacgtTCTTGGTTGAAATgtaatttcccattgccaaccaactaagtcgCTAACAGGTTAGGAATTATGGTtctgggaaacgcaccccagctAGTTTGTATCTACTTTACACACTTGGTtttatcagagagggttaaagcggagcagtaatgaaggatctttggttttatccacattcacaatatgtccACTCATCAGCACTCTGGGGACCATCTAATGCCACTGGTATTGTTCTAcacattggacaataacctccaccatcatcaaacatgttttgaTTGCCTGTTTTTTAAATCCAATATCGCATGGCCAAGTCCAcctttatccacctcttattttaccactaaaTGTCATGTGAAAACATACAGATAgtgcacatatgcatacacaaactatacatggtgtgtatgtgctgaatgtgtatgtgtgtatgtgctgtatgcatgtatcattgagaaattactgtatataaaaacCTGAGCAGCAGAACCGCTCCTTTGGACCCAACTGCGATGTCAGGCAGTCCGTCTCCACTCTGGTCCAAAGCAGACTGGGCCACGGTCAGCCCAAAGAACCGCAGACCGGACCGCACCGACGAACCCGCAATCCTCTATAATAGAAGTGATGATTAAGTAATGATAGTGTTTTCAAACCCAGTCAACAGCTatccattatctctctctctctctctctctctctctctctctgtctctctctctttctctctctcacctgtgagTAGGTGGGGTtgattcctcctctcctcccgttgAAGATGTACACGCTGCCCTGTCCGTTATCCTCCAGAGGAGCTCCCACGGCCACGTCCCTGATCCCGTCCCCGTTCAGGTCAGCCAGGCTGGCCAGAGACGCGCCGAACCTCCCCCTCTGACCCTCCAGCCCCAGCAGGGACACACCAGTGTCAGACACAATCGTGCGAGACTCCTGTTCAGAAAGCATGACATGTATGCTCTGTATTTACAATATCATCATGATGCGAGATTTCAGACAGATCTGGGCACTTAAAGTATTGGTAGAAATATGAAATACATTCATTAAACACATTGCTGTACTTTCAGTTATTGTagaaataacaaaaacatacacacaaaaaaaatatgacaCAGCATTAGTTGGTTCAGGAGGTAAATTCAGCATGATCGCTTTTCTTTTACCTCCTCTGTAAATTTGTACACcaacactttcccctctctctctccctctgtgtgcatGGGGGCAGATGCCAGAATCAGATCAGTGTTGGAGTCTCCGTCCaaatccaccacacacacctctgctccaAAGTAGGCCCCGATCTGAGACTGAGGAACATCGTGATGATGAGGATCACTACGGTCATTTTGGAGGTCATGATGTATCCTCTAACCTACAGTACCACGAATTGGAAACTGCTGTGTGACAACCAATCAGCATAAAGctcaattaattcattaattaactGTGTGGGTTTAATTAATCAGATAAAAATGACAGGACGCTAAACATCTGCTAAAATGGTCCGTTTAATTCCCCAGCCAAATTACAGGGTCGTAAACGGGCTGGTACATTTGCATATATACCTTCTACAGCATGTTAACATCAGAAAACAAGTTCAAATATTttgttcatccattctatgtcatttTTAAGTAAACAAAACAGCATCCCTATAGAGTTTAGAGTTTGGACAAGCTAATGGCAGTTATTACTGTATCACCGTGCTTTCAGTACCTGTGTGAACATCTTTGGTGGCTTGTTTCCAGGAGAGAACACCATGAGCAGCCCCTTGTGTTCATACCTGGGGGCCCCCATAACTATGTGCTCCTGCCCGTCTCTGCTTGCTACAGCCATGGAGTAGCCTGgagagggttaaagcaacaGAGTTTTTGGTTCCTTAAAATaatatttccaaaatcattgtggtttatcaactcgtaacagggtgaaggacacttctgcattcgctttgcggccctctatcagctataaccaCACTGCACgagtgtttgtgaatgtttatgactgttgtcataaggtgtcatttgtttctttaatgtcctttttaatgtcatgggATGTTCTTCATCATGGCCACTTGGCATTAACTAAGATGCAGAGTGCAGAGTGCAGATAGAGAAATATCAGTGTCAGCTAATGTGTATTCTCTCACCAACATAACTGTCGGGTGTGACCTGATGCAGCCTCCTAAAGCTGGGCGTCCTGCTGGACAGAGGGATGTCCTGGTaccctcctctccactcgtTAGCCCCAACCACACCCACTAGCATCCTGTCCTgcaagagcaagagaaagccaTGCAAGCTCATACACATCAAAACAAAGTCCCAGTCAGACCTCGCAGCTGTGATCCACTGAAAGACAATCTAAACATGATCTACACTTGAGCATTTCAGCATCTAATAGCCATAAAGGTAGGCTATAGTTATGTGAATTGTATTGTCACTAGCTATAATAACGACACAGTATAATTAGCAGCATACAGTAGGAAGAAGTCTAATTTTAAACTCATCAGACCCATACACCaataacacagcacacaatgtggccatcttgaatttccccgtggggatcaataaagtatctatctatttatctatctatctatcatagtGGATGAGGGGTAGCATGGCACAACTCCGTAACCTTAGCAATATGCATGGAATAGGagagcatagcctacatttggatTTGACACAAGAGCTGCACTGAATCCATTCTGAGCAAATTCCATCGTTGTGGCATCACCTCCAGTGGTTTGGGTTCCTGAAGATAGAGAGATCTTAGAGATCAGGGcctgtattcacaaagaatttttcAGGCTAGCTCCTGAAGAAGGTACatttttacttttaaaaaaagataaaaaagtaTCTGCACACCAGTTTATAGCTCTCAGTGAAATTTAATGAAGCAACGTTTCAAGCCAAAGGAAGAGCTTTTGgctcgaaacgttgcttcaTTAAATTTCACTGGGAGCTATAAACTGTGTGCGGAtactttttatctttttgtatGGCTTACGGCTTTTGAAGATCCTGCACCCGGGCAAAATTAACATAGGATGTGCGTGGGTATTCAACTTTTATTGACATTTTTACTTTTCCCACATTATTTTTGTGGTGTAAGTGGTGGTAACAGGCCTTCATGTTCCATAGATAATGGACGAGATAGCTAGATGGCTACCAGGCCCCAGGTTGGTTTAACACCAGATTTTTCCTTTACCCTGTCAGCTCCTaagtttttgaccaaaacacaATCAACCCTCCCTGGTTTAAGATTTCCCATTCCATTCTCTGATCATAAGTTGGATAACACATGCCGATGATGAATCCCAAATGTCCCATTACCTTCTATGGCAATGATGCTCTCCTCCAGTGTGCTGCTGATTCTGTCCAGAGCCTCAAAGCTGTCCACTTTAAACATGTGCTCTGATTCAGGTGGGGATGCGATGCTCCTGAGCTCATTTTGTGCCGAGTGACTGTTAAAGGCATTGCCAACCTGTTACATAAGGAGGAGAGTTAGCGTCTCTCATTAGACAACACTCTCTGgggagatgtactgtagcacaaCACACCCAGACAAGTCCAATATTTGATTTTTGAGAATTAATATATTTTGTAAAAATGTCCTTAACAATCAACACCAGcatcatttaaaatgtgtcatgTGGCTTAAAACATCCAAAATGACCTAGAGATAATGACAGAATGTGAATGTGACACTCTTGTAATACATCGCTGTACCACGTGTGGCTGCTGTGTTACGGTATACCAGAGccgtatacagtacagtacagagagTTTGGCCAGCTAGGGAATCAAATGGTCTGAGCTATCCCGTTATGTGATTGGTTCCGATGTGGTCACATGGTTTGTAGATGCCATGTTAGATGCATTCATTAGATCCCCACTGGCAAACAGTAGTGCAGTGAACAATGGAAAAATAtaacaaattattttttaaaaaatagcaAAAATTAACAAAATGCTCAACTGTGGAACATTTGGCTGCAGTGCAAGACCGTAAGGCAGTAAACGATTGCattagtccccccccccccgtgaccCAAAAAGAAGAGGACTGAGAGCAGAGTCATCTGATGCTTGTCTCCAACATAACCCCCATgattagcctggctatcaccatgctaagctcaatcttttaagattgaacattagtctggggagtctgcgctttatttctactgcatgaGAGGCGTGactggataagccagtttgtgactggacccagcaaacgtggacaagAAGCAAGAGAGACAGTGACTTATGTCCAAGTTTTCAGCCTAGCCCATGATTTAAGTTGGTCAAACTCTCTGTTAAATACAGTGATGAACTGCAAGAGCGCTGTGTGCCCGTGTTCAAGACATCTCGGTCAACTATGTCACTATACAGCTCTTCATACCCCAATGGCATATCTAATGATGTGTTTTCCATCAGCCACAGCTGTGACTATACAGCACTTCATACTGTACCCCAATGGCATATCTAATGATGTGTTTTCCATCAGCCAGAGCTGTGACCGCGGGATAGTGATAAGCATCAAATGACTGTCCATCTGTGATGACGATGAGGATCCTGTTGGCCTCTGGTCTTGCTCCAGCAGAGGATACAAACACACTGTTTCTGTAAAAATAGGTATAGCTTTGTGATATATTTTATATAGCTTTGTGATATATTCTATATAGCTTTGTGATATATTTTATATAGCTTTGTGATATATTTTATGTAAataatcatactgtatattatatgcTCTTCATAATCATCAGACAAGAGAGGTACACTTGATTTTATACTGTTACACTTCTGACTGCGTTACAAATCCCAGTGCAGGTTTTACAGTcacaaaacagaaaacattAAAGTGGTAAAGTGGTAGAAGTCTGAGGAGAAAGTCTAGTGCAGGAGGATGGTAAACCTTATCCACCGCATCCATTTTGACATGAAATAGTAGAGCGAGCACTGGTGTAACTAAAAgttatttttaaatgtagcagAATAAGAGCCTTAGGCTATTTGATGCTTTCTAAAACTGATAGTTCCGTCcttgattctgattggctgaatcgtgttcgatgctgttgtaaaatccaacacaaacatactgtacaccttgaccgcatttcattctatacactaatccagcgaaacacggaagcaAAGTTCAATATTGAATCCACCGGTTGGTTCAAGGCTGTGTGTCATCATTGCCCTGGGACTTTTCTCGGTCGTCTGACTCGGATGCAGTCAAttggactaagttggcgtggacttttctgattttgtttgcttttattatttatttgacattttgttttgcctAGTGTTGCAAGAGTTTTTGTTAATCTATGTTATTGTATTATATGTTAATTGTTGtctggtgtctgtctttgtatgtcttggtgtcacgggtacgcaggcgattacgccgctccgtccggcatcttttgtcttgtgtcttgttattttgtaaatttgtttgttctttgttgccacgggtacgctggcgtcTACGCTactccgttcggcactgtctgtgtatgggttgtactctgtgcacatgaaatgcgctatgtttgtagtggttgtctaatgtctgcctgtcttgatgtctgtacaggaacgctgtgtgaatacgccgctctgtctggcacctggctatttcttattcttgttttatttgattattgttgttatatgttttgtgactcagggcattgctgtaaaagagcttgatgctcagtcaaatttccctgaataaaaaacggttgatgatgattactgcgtggctggctgcCAAGAAAGTAGCCCGTTGGTTCcgtaggcggctgttgcagaggttagctgtaaTTAATACACgccttaataccttatgttgttaataaattaccttcatcggtaagttttggccacagtctgacatcatcttcccaatgttccctttcacctgacatttgaattatgagaggttgtgcataaacaaagagctatcatgaacatgaatcATGGTTGTgtcctccttcatatgaaaatcttgaacttagaaatagacactaaaaaatgggtgAATTAGAAAAGAGCCTACTTatgatgtcagacatcgcaatgccattgaagttcaattggggttgccaaagagggcgccatttagtcaaacagaccatttcaatacccagcctaaatatatggttttattagtcttgtaaaattgcaattgagtttatttttttaaaatcaaagttgaatatatgcTATTTTAAAATCAGagtacacagtgcaatactcaattcatccattctatgtcacctttaaagtAACAGCTGGGCCTGTCATATTTTACATgtgttcatttagcagacattgttgtccaaagtgacttgccGACTGTATTACAAGTGATGACATTGTCCTTGAAGCAAGTTGGGGTTAAACTTGGACCTGTACAGTAATTTCATACATATacgccgcattgtgtataagccgcaggacagtgttttatgcaagttaaaagaaacaaaaccatattaacctcatagcggaataaattttgcaaaatcaacgtataagccgcggctaatagtcgggaaattacggcacATGGTATATATTTCATGGCAAAAATGGCTGCTGTTCCAACAGATAAGGGTATGAGATGAGACTCATATAGTCCCACATTGAACACTTACACTACTTTCTGTATAGCCCCTGCGGTGTACGTCCGTCCTCGAGTTTGCTGGATAGCGTCCACCTGATTATCCCATCGTGTTCTCTCAAACTGATTGAAGTTCACATGGATTATAAAGCTGTGGGAGTACTGTGCAAAGGCAAACtgcaaataaagaaatacacaaatacatgaataaaCTAGCCCATACAAGACTAACCCACATTAACAAAACATCGGGTCAGGACTCACCAAGCTGTTTGGCGACAGGAGTCTGCGGATGAGACTTTTAACAAATGTCTTCATGGCGCTGAACTGGTGAGATCTCACACTTCCAGACCCATCCAGCAGAAAAGCGATATCAGTTTTCTTACAATCTGTCAGTACACAGCAGAAAAAAAGGTGCCAAGAAGCAAATAGAACTGGGGCCAGTTTCACTAAGATAGACTGTGACTATAACTTAGACTAAGGGTATGGTCCGACTTAGCATAGACGTGTACAAACTATGTGTGCCAGTGTATTGCAACCTACAGTACCCAGCAAGCAAGCCCGCGCGGGCCCCTTGTAGGCTCACTGTGGGCTGCCGCTGGGGCCCCTAGCGGGCTGCCCACGGTGGGCCCCTGAGGGCTTGCTCATCGGCAAAGCGCTGGGCCCGCAGTGCTGGCCCCGCAGGGGCAGCCCTCACTTAGCCCTAATAGCCCTAACTAGGCCCGCACAGGCCCCTATGGGCTGCCCTCATCTAGCCCTAAGCCCTCTCTAGGCCCACGCTCAAAAGCGTGGGCCCTGTAATGGCCACGCATGGGCAGCCCACATTGCCCTCTCTAGGCCCATACTCagcattgttattgtttttcccctccatgtttgtattttatttcttttaaagtttattcattcatctttgttaaacacattgaactgcctctgtgtatgaaatgtgctatataagtaAACTTGCCTTGCATAACTGTTCAAAAGAAAATTACAATAGTCCAGAATTCAAAGAAATGTAAGTTTATTGTGTTAATATACACACTATATCTCTAAACATTTAATATGAAAATTACCTGAGACAAGTATTAgctttaaaatataaataaatacatatgaaACCTTCAATATTAAATCACTTTAATGGTCAtgaaatatatacagtgccctccataagtatttgaacatatgctaaagttgcctaaaaagaggaaaataaaatcatcttttggaaattgatcttaaagggatattccgccatttttggaaatacgctcattttccacctcccctcgagcaaaacaatcgatatttaccttgttcccgttcatccagccattctgtgagtctggcgatacaacttttagcttcagcctagcatagatcattgaatcggattagaccattagcttctcgcctgctacagggccggccctagcccattggctgcccaataggccagtcaatctagtgTTTGACCcatgactaattgcaatagtaatcattccaagatttttgtgatccctaggtatatctaattaacatataaaaaatctacccatttatatttagtggaacatacttttttcaaggtcaaaggtagcaatttccaatgcattttgccattgggatttactagtgaaatgggtaaaattttaaactatagatatcaaattgaaactttcacagttgtttactcacattatgacaaagattttttgtattgcaaattgtctgaaatgtgatgtttagatatgcaaatgagaccagttttaccttaatatgcaataatttgcatat
Encoded here:
- the LOC134077163 gene encoding integrin alpha-X-like isoform X2, coding for MCFSIGPSLPSGFQQQGPVPASLEDCKKTDIAFLLDGSGSVRSHQFSAMKTFVKSLIRRLLSPNSLFAFAQYSHSFIIHVNFNQFERTRWDNQVDAIQQTRGRTYTAGAIQKVVNSVFVSSAGARPEANRILIVITDGQSFDAYHYPAVTALADGKHIIRYAIGVGNAFNSHSAQNELRSIASPPESEHMFKVDSFEALDRISSTLEESIIAIEGTQTTGGDATTMEFAQNGFSAALVSNPNDRMLVGVVGANEWRGGYQDIPLSSRTPSFRRLHQVTPDSYVGYSMAVASRDGQEHIVMGAPRYEHKGLLMVFSPGNKPPKMFTQSQIGAYFGAEVCVVDLDGDSNTDLILASAPMHTEGEREGKVLVYKFTEEESRTIVSDTGVSLLGLEGQRGRFGASLASLADLNGDGIRDVAVGAPLEDNGQGSVYIFNGRRGGINPTYSQRIAGSSVRSGLRFFGLTVAQSALDQSGDGLPDIAVGSKGAVLLLRSRPVVSMVTSVTFAPPQIPTAISGCQAPLQFNASVCFRMTKTTKDKFTDLRAKLKVTLKLDYVRQRTRAYFTASEDEKNFMVALQENCLQHPLFVRCSPEDALNPVDVQVAFSFQGVPIQAQDALAPQLGSSSRLVTDHKLKFTIDCGKDKVCEDNLRVDLNFSRSSIIEVGIAQAMSVIVMVENRGENSYDTRVSLSYPPGLSYRTFTKSQGRVECTSLDSTDGLTLGQTDCSINRPFLRAGDKAIFVVQYGIDGSSNYGDQVTIQASAASDNDKHAPGSVLSRRLDIGVKYSIHVILKRTESTTNYINFTAGYNDLQKPVRQKLEVTNSLRGLKLTVVILVPVRLQGKDIWTSVDSLNIQDCTRGVERNPVITDLQQTFKDNMEPDVDCSVVFSSLSLSIRTVPLPCVWSSDAAHTWQEMTPNSTQSQET
- the LOC134077163 gene encoding integrin alpha-X-like isoform X1, whose protein sequence is MCFSIGPSLPSGFQQQGPVPASLEDCKKTDIAFLLDGSGSVRSHQFSAMKTFVKSLIRRLLSPNSLFAFAQYSHSFIIHVNFNQFERTRWDNQVDAIQQTRGRTYTAGAIQKVVNSVFVSSAGARPEANRILIVITDGQSFDAYHYPAVTALADGKHIIRYAIGVGNAFNSHSAQNELRSIASPPESEHMFKVDSFEALDRISSTLEESIIAIEGTQTTGGDATTMEFAQNGFSAALVSNPNDRMLVGVVGANEWRGGYQDIPLSSRTPSFRRLHQVTPDSYVGYSMAVASRDGQEHIVMGAPRYEHKGLLMVFSPGNKPPKMFTQSQIGAYFGAEVCVVDLDGDSNTDLILASAPMHTEGEREGKVLVYKFTEEESRTIVSDTGVSLLGLEGQRGRFGASLASLADLNGDGIRDVAVGAPLEDNGQGSVYIFNGRRGGINPTYSQRIAGSSVRSGLRFFGLTVAQSALDQSGDGLPDIAVGSKGAVLLLRSRPVVSMVTSVTFAPPQIPTAISGCQAPLQFNASVCFRMTKTTKDKFTDLRAKLKVTLKLDYVRQRTRAYFTASEDEKNFMVALQENCLQHPLFVRCSPEDALNPVDVQVAFSFQGVPIQAQDALAPQLGSSSRLVTDHKLKFTIDCGKDKVCEDNLRVDLNFSRSSIIEVGIAQAMSVIVMVENRGENSYDTRVSLSYPPGLSYRTFTKSQGRVECTSLDSTDGLTLGQTDCSINRPFLRAGDKAIFVVQYGIDGSSNYGDQVTIQASAASDNDKHAPGSVLSRRLDIGVKYSIHVILKRTESTTNYINFTAGYNDLQKPVRQKLEVTNSLRGLKLTVVILVPVRLQGKDIWTSVDSLNIQDCTRGVERNPVITDLQQTFKDNMEPDVNCSIAVCLEFRCSSYMARDDSQFYTISGNVSSGWIEKTGLRSALFHLVSSATLEYDSKYIFYSSESSRLPPVIKIETLVEVYEEPTLTKEIIGGVVGGFILLALMTAGLAKSGFFKSEYQQKLQEAEAAQAGEAPPEEEAAAAAE